One genomic region from Pseudomonadota bacterium encodes:
- a CDS encoding ATP-binding protein — protein sequence MRVRAPSIERRREVCGWVAMIQEEQETIELTVPAQSAYLRTVRLVIAGVGSTADLNVEEIDDLKTAVGEAYNMLHPSEVHEINVRAVLERRRVVVEISQGAGGAQTPFLPGGGPLDRGFGIPLMKHLVDEVEYCADADQTRIRLVKNRR from the coding sequence ATGCGGGTACGCGCTCCATCTATCGAAAGACGTCGAGAGGTGTGCGGGTGGGTGGCCATGATTCAGGAAGAGCAGGAGACCATCGAGCTCACGGTCCCCGCGCAATCGGCGTACCTTCGCACGGTTCGCCTGGTTATCGCGGGGGTGGGCAGCACCGCTGATCTCAATGTGGAGGAGATCGACGACCTCAAGACGGCGGTGGGCGAGGCCTACAACATGTTGCACCCGTCAGAGGTCCACGAAATCAATGTGCGCGCCGTCTTGGAGCGCAGGCGTGTCGTGGTCGAGATCTCGCAGGGGGCAGGGGGAGCGCAGACCCCTTTCCTGCCCGGCGGCGGGCCCCTCGACAGAGGCTTTGGGATTCCCTTGATGAAACATCTGGTGGATGAGGTGGAGTACTGCGCAGATGCCGACCAGACCCGGATACGTCTCGTCAAGAATCGTCGCTAG
- a CDS encoding FmdB family transcriptional regulator: MPLYDYRCSACGVVREHRQSISEEPLSACPECGGEYKRIITSVGIIFKGSGFHINDYRGSGSSSSTSSEGEAKNDPAPSSEGTSESKGEKPSDSGSSSSEGAQGKQVA, translated from the coding sequence ATGCCTCTCTATGACTACAGATGCTCGGCCTGCGGCGTCGTTCGCGAGCACCGCCAGAGCATATCCGAGGAACCGCTCAGCGCATGCCCCGAGTGCGGCGGTGAGTACAAGCGCATCATCACCAGCGTGGGTATCATCTTCAAAGGCAGCGGCTTCCACATCAACGACTATCGTGGGTCAGGCTCGTCATCGAGTACGAGCTCGGAGGGGGAAGCCAAGAACGATCCGGCCCCTTCGTCTGAGGGGACCTCTGAGTCGAAGGGAGAGAAGCCGAGCGACAGCGGGTCGTCCTCGTCCGAGGGCGCGCAAGGCAAGCAAGTGGCGTGA
- the moaC gene encoding cyclic pyranopterin monophosphate synthase MoaC has product MTLSHLDAAGRARMVDVGGKPETAREAVAEAIVRMRPETLALVCGGQMPKGDVLACARIAGIMAAKETSRLIPLCHPLPLSEVVIDIAPHDADALRVQARVGTVGRTGVEMEALTAVTVASLSIYDMCKAVDRGMRIESVCLLEKRGGRSGEWRVASGDVAPEAHVDAAQ; this is encoded by the coding sequence ATGACGCTCTCGCATCTCGACGCTGCGGGGCGGGCGCGCATGGTGGACGTCGGCGGTAAGCCAGAGACCGCGCGTGAGGCGGTGGCCGAGGCGATCGTGCGCATGCGCCCGGAAACCCTGGCACTCGTGTGCGGCGGGCAGATGCCCAAGGGCGACGTGCTCGCCTGCGCGCGCATCGCCGGGATCATGGCGGCGAAGGAGACGAGCCGACTCATTCCGCTGTGCCACCCGCTTCCGCTGTCCGAGGTCGTCATCGATATCGCACCCCACGACGCCGACGCCCTGCGCGTGCAGGCCCGCGTGGGCACCGTGGGACGGACGGGCGTCGAGATGGAGGCGCTCACCGCCGTCACGGTGGCGAGCCTCTCGATCTACGACATGTGCAAGGCCGTCGATCGCGGCATGCGCATCGAGTCGGTGTGCCTGCTCGAGAAGCGAGGCGGGCGGTCCGGTGAGTGGAGGGTGGCCAGCGGTGACGTTGCTCCTGAAGCGCACGTTGACGCAGCGCAGTGA
- a CDS encoding molybdopterin biosynthesis protein, protein MPMYATPRALECVPFDEAQERWYGELEFRSLLNPRATEDIDTVDSVGRVTAEPVVARRSSPHFYMAAVDGLAVKSTLTFGATPETPVSVRLGHDGNFVDSGSPMPEGTDTVVPLNEVQFIDVEQVGVPAPSVPWRNVSPVGEDVHMSEVIVPRHHRIRALHLGAMLRGGVPRVSVRRRPRVTLVALGRSLVPAGTEPDVGQRVEALTPILAHLLREAGADPQILPFAGESVEELHARVAPAIASTDLLVVVSGRSHGTAVPASWLADHGALLLYGANIKPGQSVTLGVVGDVPVVALPGNAVSSYITFDLFVRPLVTRQLGSLEDGRITLSAVLGQSVVSPAGTDEFLRVYLADVGGRRVAVPTSRGADIVTSLVRANGILHVPAETESMGDGQRVEIGLIDPTARFDTNLLVMGTYDVAFDLLRNEMARRFPEVALQTANVGSRAGLRALRNGYCHAAGLHLFDPESGGYNETFVRALSDELPLVLVNFFRRQMGFVVARGNPKRITALADLTRPDVTFVNRQHGSGTRVLIDYHVRKAGLDATCVKGYQTETYTHMSTAAAVASGAADAGIGIATVARALELDFVPLFVEHLDLAIPRRFLQSYVVQSMLQVLRARDFRQELEASMHYDTELTGRTVYGGDGA, encoded by the coding sequence ATGCCGATGTATGCGACCCCTCGCGCACTCGAGTGCGTCCCGTTCGACGAAGCGCAGGAGCGCTGGTACGGCGAGCTTGAGTTTCGCAGCCTGCTCAATCCGCGGGCGACAGAGGACATCGATACGGTTGACTCGGTGGGCCGCGTGACGGCAGAGCCTGTGGTGGCGCGTCGCTCATCGCCGCACTTCTACATGGCGGCGGTCGACGGCCTGGCTGTGAAGTCGACGCTGACGTTCGGGGCCACGCCCGAGACACCCGTGTCGGTGCGGCTGGGGCACGACGGGAACTTCGTCGACAGCGGGTCTCCGATGCCGGAGGGCACCGATACCGTGGTGCCTCTCAACGAGGTGCAGTTCATCGACGTGGAGCAGGTGGGCGTGCCAGCGCCGTCAGTTCCCTGGCGCAACGTCAGCCCCGTGGGGGAGGACGTTCACATGTCTGAGGTCATCGTGCCGCGCCATCATCGCATCCGCGCCCTTCATCTCGGGGCCATGCTGCGGGGCGGCGTACCTCGGGTCTCGGTGCGACGACGTCCTCGCGTCACCCTGGTCGCACTCGGACGAAGCCTGGTGCCTGCGGGGACAGAGCCTGATGTGGGCCAGCGGGTCGAGGCGCTCACCCCGATCCTGGCCCATCTCCTTCGCGAGGCGGGGGCCGATCCGCAGATCCTGCCCTTCGCCGGAGAGAGCGTCGAGGAGCTTCACGCCCGGGTCGCTCCGGCAATCGCGTCCACCGACCTGCTGGTGGTGGTGAGCGGTCGGTCGCACGGTACCGCTGTTCCCGCGTCGTGGCTGGCCGATCATGGCGCGCTGCTGCTCTACGGCGCCAACATCAAGCCCGGGCAGTCGGTGACCCTCGGCGTCGTGGGAGACGTTCCCGTGGTGGCGCTCCCCGGAAACGCCGTGTCGTCGTACATCACCTTCGATCTCTTTGTGCGCCCTCTCGTGACCCGCCAGCTCGGCTCCCTCGAAGACGGGCGCATCACCCTCTCGGCGGTTCTGGGTCAGTCGGTGGTGTCACCCGCCGGCACCGACGAGTTCCTGAGGGTCTATCTCGCCGATGTCGGGGGACGGCGCGTGGCCGTGCCCACCTCACGGGGCGCAGACATCGTCACCTCGCTGGTGCGGGCCAACGGGATCCTTCACGTGCCGGCCGAGACCGAGTCGATGGGCGATGGCCAGCGCGTCGAGATCGGGCTCATCGACCCTACCGCGCGCTTCGACACCAACCTTCTCGTCATGGGCACCTATGACGTGGCGTTCGATCTGCTGCGCAACGAGATGGCGCGTCGCTTCCCGGAGGTCGCCCTGCAGACGGCCAACGTGGGAAGCCGAGCCGGTCTGCGCGCGCTGCGCAACGGTTACTGCCATGCGGCGGGCCTTCACCTCTTCGACCCGGAGAGCGGGGGCTACAACGAGACGTTCGTCCGAGCGCTGTCAGACGAGCTCCCCCTCGTGCTGGTGAACTTCTTCCGACGTCAGATGGGCTTCGTGGTGGCCAGGGGCAACCCCAAGCGCATCACGGCGCTCGCCGATCTCACCCGGCCGGACGTCACCTTCGTGAACCGTCAGCACGGGTCCGGAACCCGGGTTCTCATCGACTATCACGTGCGCAAGGCGGGGCTCGACGCAACGTGCGTCAAGGGCTACCAGACAGAGACGTACACGCACATGTCCACGGCGGCCGCGGTGGCCAGCGGCGCGGCTGATGCCGGCATCGGCATCGCCACCGTCGCGCGAGCGCTCGAACTCGACTTCGTGCCGCTCTTCGTCGAGCACCTTGATCTGGCGATTCCCCGGCGCTTCCTGCAGAGCTACGTGGTGCAGTCGATGCTGCAGGTTCTTCGGGCCCGCGACTTCCGACAAGAGCTCGAGGCCTCGATGCACTACGACACCGAGCTCACGGGGCGAACGGTCTATGGGGGAGACGGGGCATGA